A window of the Lolium perenne isolate Kyuss_39 chromosome 7, Kyuss_2.0, whole genome shotgun sequence genome harbors these coding sequences:
- the LOC127315452 gene encoding probable carboxylesterase 2 codes for MSATAIVSSPAKEKGATDDITVDLYPFIREYKGGHVERFLRSPFVPASEDAAGNRGVATKDVVIAKSTGVSARLFLTSRAAAAAAGERLPVIVYIHGGSFCTESAFCRTYNNYAKSLAAHTGALVVSVEYRLAPEHPIPAAYDDAWTALQWVATLSDPWLADYADSERTFLAGDSAGGNIAYHTAVRASRDGRLMDIEGLVMVHPYFWGSERLASETVREDGVAMFPPDLVDRLWPFVTAGHAGNDDPRINPPAEEVASLTCRRMLVAVAEKDSMRDRGRQLAAHMRDCAWSGDAVTLVESEGEDHGFHLYNPLRATSKKLMESVAQFVNQRSALPLPAAMLPELHELHGYGGNKTSEEGETDDCDQLTLSVPARPYIDIFGYGMAMKNWSGRKSMETTSRIPEGPLPEESHFVLGNRENIPASRITTAMSRGRAAVSRATGGATKETRARGTGRAIAGSTTGRGGQLLLIKCNLAGAEEEQEQD; via the exons TCGGAGGACGCGGCGGGCAACCGTGGGGTGGCaacgaaggacgtcgtcatcgccAAAAGTACTGGCGTGTCCGCACGCCTGTTTCTCACCtcccgtgccgccgccgccgcggccggcGAGAGGCTACCGGTCATCGTGTACATCCACGGCGGATCCTTCTGCACGGAGAGCGCGTTCTGCCGGACGTACAACAACTACGCCAAGTCTCTGGCCGCTCACACCGGGGCGCTCGTCGTGTCCGTGGAGTACCGTCTCGCGCCAGAGCACCCCATACCCGCGGCCTACGACGACGCATGGACCGCATTGCAGTGGGTGGCGACCCTCTCCGATCCCTGGCTTGCCGACTACGCCGACTCTGAGCGCACGTTTCTCGCCGGCGATAGCGCCGGTGGCAACATCGCCTACCACACGGCGGTGCGCGCCAGCCGCGACGGCCGCCTCATGGACATCGAGGGGCTAGTCATGGTGCACCCGTACTTCTGGGGGTCCGAGCGGCTGGCCTCCGAGACCGTCCGGGAGGACGGTGTCGCCATGTTTCCACCTGACCTGGTGGACAGGCTCTGGCCATTCGTGACGGCAGGCCACGCCGGCAACGACGACCCCCGGATCAATCCCCCTGCGGAGGAGGTCGCGTCGCTAACATGCCGGCGCATGCTGGTAGCCGTCGCCGAGAAAGACAGCATGCGGGACCGTGGCCGCCAGTTGGCAGCCCACATGCGCGACTGCGCGTGGTCCGGTGACGCCGTGACGCTGGTGGAGTCGGAGGGCGAGGACCATGGCTTCCACCTGTACAACCCGCTGCGTGCGACCAGCAAGAAGCTCATGGAGAGCGTAGCGCAGTTCGTGAATCAGCGCAGCGCCTTGCCGCTGCCGGCCGCTATGCTCCCGGAGCTGCACGAGCTGCATGGATACGGGGGTAACAAGACATCAGAAGAAGGTGAGACTGATGACTGTGATCAGCTAACTCTAAGCGTGCCTGCTAGACCATACATTGACATATTTGGATATGGGATGGCCATGAAAAATTGGAGTGGCAGGAAATCTATG GAAACTACATCTAGGATACCAGAAGGGCCACTGCCAGAAGAATCTCATTTTGTGCTTGGGAATAGAGAGAACATTCCAGCTAGTAGAATTACTACTGCAATGTCAAGGGGGAGAGCAGCAGTTAGCAGAGCAACAGGAGGGGCCACTAAAGAAACTAGAGCCAGAGGGACAGGAAGAGCCATTGCCGGTAGTACAACTGGCAGGGGAGGGCAGCTGCTACTGATCAAGTGCAACTTGGCAGGGGCAGAGGAGGAACAAGAGCAAGATTAG